A window of Longispora fulva contains these coding sequences:
- a CDS encoding dihydrofolate reductase family protein: MGKIVISTNVSLDGVVQDPDGKEDFQHGGWFGEFGGTDLSEWSEISFAESVRSEAMLLGRRTDEWFAARWNGRTGAWADRLSAMPKYIVSSTAEDVRWGGNGTVLRGDAVTEVTKLKQDLDGEIIVYASYQLGRTLLENDLVDEIRLTVFPVVLGSGERLFGGTRDKKPMRLLDVTTVGHGLTHLTYELVRVAPR; this comes from the coding sequence ATGGGAAAGATCGTGATCAGCACGAATGTGTCGCTCGACGGGGTGGTCCAGGACCCGGACGGCAAGGAGGACTTCCAGCACGGTGGCTGGTTCGGCGAGTTCGGCGGGACGGACCTGTCGGAGTGGTCTGAGATCTCCTTCGCCGAGTCGGTGCGCTCCGAGGCCATGCTGCTGGGTCGGCGGACCGACGAGTGGTTCGCGGCTCGGTGGAACGGCCGGACCGGCGCGTGGGCGGACCGGTTGAGCGCCATGCCCAAGTACATCGTGTCCTCGACCGCCGAGGATGTCCGTTGGGGCGGCAACGGGACGGTCCTGAGGGGCGACGCGGTGACGGAGGTGACGAAGCTGAAGCAGGACCTGGACGGGGAGATCATCGTGTACGCCAGCTATCAGCTCGGCCGCACGTTGTTGGAGAACGACCTGGTGGACGAGATCCGGCTGACCGTGTTCCCGGTCGTTCTCGGGTCAGGCGAGCGCCTGTTCGGCGGGACCCGCGACAAGAAGCCGATGCGGCTGCTGGACGTCACGACCGTCGGTCACGGCCTCACCCACCTCACCTACGAGCTCGTCCGGGTCGCACCACGGTGA
- a CDS encoding alpha/beta fold hydrolase, translating into METLTNGQPAVVFLPGAGAIGRDYWNVHRAASDLTTSVIYDRAGTGDGAPAPLPRSSTEVTDELRALLRASGIEAPYLFVGHSLGGLYARHYAIRFPDEVAALLLLDPAHEDYRAYLPAALREIHDRFDAAEVAASFDDLPAEIIGFYRDLFARELAAWPAEVREPLIDYHVSPRGLRNGLLEASNVNELHAEVRAAGALPDVPVLILSSTRVDPFKAAVSQGTPASLLQGEIDGKFRLFTDFAASLPRAEVRPVDGGHVTLHLRGEQAVTDAIEELLTWHRAATGDGDAIDLLVERAAEHGDAAELRRLAGAGSGDAAAQLVELAWERDDVTELRRLAATGNGDAADILTELAE; encoded by the coding sequence ATGGAAACGCTAACGAACGGCCAGCCCGCAGTGGTGTTCCTGCCGGGCGCCGGAGCGATCGGCCGCGACTACTGGAACGTGCACCGGGCGGCCTCGGACCTGACGACCAGCGTGATCTACGACCGGGCGGGCACCGGCGACGGCGCGCCCGCCCCCTTGCCCCGCAGCTCGACCGAGGTGACCGACGAGCTGCGGGCGTTACTGCGCGCCTCTGGGATCGAAGCGCCCTATCTGTTCGTCGGGCACTCGCTCGGCGGGCTCTACGCGCGGCACTACGCGATCCGGTTCCCCGACGAGGTGGCCGCGCTGCTGCTGCTCGACCCGGCGCACGAGGACTACCGGGCCTACCTCCCGGCGGCGCTCCGGGAGATCCACGACAGGTTCGACGCGGCCGAGGTCGCGGCGTCCTTCGACGATCTGCCCGCCGAGATCATCGGGTTCTACCGGGACCTGTTCGCCCGCGAGCTGGCCGCCTGGCCTGCCGAGGTGCGCGAACCGCTCATCGACTACCACGTCAGCCCGCGCGGCCTCAGGAACGGCCTCCTCGAGGCCAGCAACGTCAACGAGCTCCACGCCGAGGTCCGCGCCGCGGGTGCGTTGCCCGACGTCCCGGTGCTGATCCTGTCGTCCACCAGGGTCGACCCGTTCAAGGCCGCGGTCTCGCAGGGCACCCCCGCGTCGCTGCTCCAGGGCGAGATCGACGGCAAGTTCCGGCTCTTCACCGACTTCGCCGCCTCGCTGCCCCGCGCCGAGGTCCGCCCGGTCGACGGAGGGCACGTCACCCTCCACCTGCGGGGCGAACAGGCCGTCACCGACGCGATCGAGGAGCTGCTCACCTGGCACCGGGCCGCGACCGGGGACGGCGACGCCATCGACCTGCTCGTCGAGCGCGCGGCCGAGCACGGCGACGCGGCGGAGCTGCGCCGCCTCGCCGGCGCGGGCAGCGGGGACGCCGCGGCTCAGCTCGTGGAACTCGCCTGGGAGCGCGACGACGTCACCGAGCTTCGCCGCCTGGCCGCCACCGGGAACGGCGACGCCGCCGACATCCTGACCGAACTCGCCGAGTAG
- a CDS encoding helix-turn-helix domain-containing protein, with protein sequence MDTVDLLLHPVRLRVVHAFAGGRSLTTAELGERLPDVPKTTLYRHVGLLADAGLLEVTGEQRVHGAVERTYRLDRARTRISPQDAAAMTPDDHRHGFAAAMAALLADFNAYLDRPDADPTTDSVGYVQVPLWLSREELDTMIEQVRGALLATADNTPGPGRRLYLLSPILFPIDRP encoded by the coding sequence ATGGACACCGTCGATCTCCTCCTGCACCCCGTGCGTCTCCGCGTCGTGCACGCCTTCGCGGGCGGGCGCTCCCTCACCACCGCCGAGCTCGGCGAGCGACTGCCCGACGTGCCCAAGACCACGCTCTACCGTCACGTCGGGCTCCTCGCCGACGCCGGGCTGCTGGAGGTCACCGGCGAGCAGCGGGTTCACGGCGCGGTCGAACGGACCTACCGGCTCGACCGGGCCCGGACCAGGATCAGCCCACAGGACGCGGCCGCGATGACTCCCGACGACCACCGGCACGGCTTCGCCGCCGCCATGGCCGCGCTGCTCGCCGACTTCAACGCCTACCTCGACCGGCCCGACGCCGACCCCACCACCGACTCGGTTGGATACGTGCAGGTCCCGCTCTGGTTGAGCCGGGAAGAGCTGGACACCATGATCGAACAGGTCCGCGGCGCACTCCTCGCCACTGCGGACAACACGCCGGGGCCCGGCCGGCGGCTGTACCTGCTCAGTCCGATCCTGTTCCCGATCGACCGGCCCTAG
- a CDS encoding YdeI/OmpD-associated family protein: protein MRAQRFFGVLSGRGRGGGFITVPFDPDVVWGVKPRHPVTGTLNGCGFRGVIEADAEGVCGFPIGAAWLRDCAVSVGDAVDVELIPEGPQRTDLDPDVAAALVDSPEAGAFFDGLAQFYRKAYLRWIDGTKRRPDERARRIADMVSLLESRHKQRPR from the coding sequence GTGCGGGCACAGCGGTTCTTTGGCGTCCTGTCGGGCCGAGGGCGTGGCGGCGGTTTCATCACCGTTCCCTTCGATCCGGACGTGGTGTGGGGCGTCAAGCCCCGTCATCCAGTGACCGGCACGCTCAATGGGTGCGGGTTTCGTGGCGTGATCGAAGCCGATGCCGAAGGTGTCTGCGGGTTCCCCATCGGGGCGGCCTGGCTGCGTGATTGTGCTGTCAGCGTCGGCGATGCAGTCGACGTCGAACTGATTCCCGAAGGGCCGCAACGGACCGACCTTGACCCCGACGTCGCCGCTGCGCTGGTCGACAGCCCAGAGGCCGGCGCCTTCTTCGACGGGCTGGCACAGTTCTACCGCAAGGCCTATCTGCGCTGGATCGATGGCACCAAGCGGCGCCCCGACGAGCGGGCACGCAGGATCGCCGACATGGTCTCCCTGCTGGAAAGCCGGCACAAACAGCGTCCCCGATAA
- a CDS encoding ferredoxin--NADP reductase, whose translation MRLIDREAGGQPERVTSGDPVAMSGRGHGGVGPPSGFRVAVVAARQLTPTVHAIEVGKPATFGFRAIQFTFLQVRTEVGLDARPMSLATSPTRPHLEYAARTSDSPFKRAFVALRPGDEVGVFGPIGDFVLDETRPAVLVAGGIGITPLKGMAEYAADLALPIPIRLIYSNRSEDEVAYRDELATLENHNHRFRVLHTLTGAPGPGWPGTVGRIDDHLLQQAAFDLEEPVHYVSGTPGFVVSVWRLLRAAGIAAEDIRVEAFRGYASAGVGP comes from the coding sequence ATGAGGTTGATCGACCGCGAGGCCGGGGGTCAGCCAGAGCGGGTCACTTCCGGGGACCCCGTGGCCATGTCGGGCCGCGGGCATGGAGGGGTCGGCCCGCCGAGCGGCTTCAGGGTCGCGGTCGTCGCCGCGCGGCAGCTCACGCCGACCGTGCACGCGATCGAGGTGGGCAAGCCGGCGACGTTCGGGTTCCGCGCCATCCAGTTCACCTTTCTCCAGGTCCGGACCGAGGTGGGCCTGGACGCGCGTCCGATGTCGCTCGCCACGAGCCCCACCCGCCCACACCTGGAATACGCCGCACGCACGTCCGACTCGCCCTTCAAACGCGCCTTCGTCGCCCTGCGGCCCGGGGACGAGGTGGGCGTCTTCGGCCCGATCGGCGACTTCGTCCTGGACGAGACGCGCCCCGCCGTCCTCGTCGCGGGCGGCATCGGGATCACCCCCCTCAAGGGCATGGCCGAATACGCGGCGGATCTGGCGCTCCCGATCCCGATCCGCCTCATCTACAGCAACCGTAGCGAGGACGAGGTCGCCTACCGGGATGAGTTGGCGACCTTGGAGAACCACAACCACCGATTTCGGGTACTCCATACGCTCACCGGCGCACCCGGCCCCGGTTGGCCGGGCACGGTCGGCCGGATCGACGACCACCTCCTTCAGCAAGCGGCTTTCGACCTGGAAGAGCCGGTCCACTACGTCAGCGGTACCCCCGGATTTGTGGTTTCCGTCTGGCGGCTGCTCCGCGCGGCCGGGATCGCGGCGGAGGACATCAGAGTCGAGGCGTTTCGTGGCTACGCGTCAGCGGGGGTGGGTCCATGA